One window from the genome of Alnus glutinosa chromosome 13, dhAlnGlut1.1, whole genome shotgun sequence encodes:
- the LOC133854447 gene encoding late embryogenesis abundant protein At1g64065-like yields MAEKIDQQAATEHPKTDEEALIGTLESKKKRRKKRIMCIVTFTVLQIIQNLIFYFIFMRVRTPKVRLGTVAVQNLVTGSQDSPYFDVNFTAQVSIKNPNFGSYKFNGANAIFMYRGVTVGKALIPNGKAGWLSTKKVNVTVNVNSSALISQNNSKQARSLGSDLSAGFLNLSSHAELRGRVAVMFLLKKKRSARQMNCTMAINLSAKAVHDLNCK; encoded by the coding sequence atggctGAGAAAATCGATCAGCAGGCTGCAACTGAGCACCCGAAAACCGATGAAGAAGCACTGATCGGCACTCTGGAATCCAAGAAGAAACGCCGGAAGAAAAGGATCATGTGTATTGTCACCTTTACTGTGCTTCAGATCATACAAAATTTGATCTTCTACTTCATTTTTATGCGTGTTAGGACTCCCAAGGTCAGGCTGGGGACGGTGGCGGTCCAAAATTTGGTCACCGGGTCTCAAGATTCACCCTACTTCGACGTGAACTTCACAGCCCAAGTAAGCATCAAGAACCCGAATTTTGgatcctacaaattcaatggcGCCAACGCCATATTCATGTACCGGGGCGTAACAGTAGGGAAAGCACTTATTCCCAACGGTAAAGCTGGGTGGCTTTCCACCAAAAAGGTTAACGTAACAGTAAACGTGAACTCAAGTGCACTGATTTCTCAGAACAATTCCAAACAGGCTCGAAGTCTTGGAAGCGACTTGAGCGCCGGGTTCTTGAACTTGAGCAGCCACGCCGAGCTCCGTGGGAGAGTTGCAGTGATGTTTCTTCTTAAGAAGAAGAGGTCTGCCCGCCAAATGAATTGCACCATGGCTATCAATTTGTCAGCAAAGGCAGTCCATGATTTGAATTGCAAGTAA